One uncultured Carboxylicivirga sp. genomic window, TACCTGAATTACCACCTTCCGAAATTTTCCATTCCAGTTTTAAATGAAAGTTACCGAACTTTTTATCACCGAATAAAATATCACCACGATCTTTACCACCGGCTTCACCGCGTCCGGAACCCGGACAATGCAATGTTCCGTCTTCTGTTATATCCCATCCATTTGGGAAGGTAGTTTTATTGTAGCTTCTCCAACCATCCGATGTTTTACCATCAAACAATAGTTGCCAGCCATCCGCTTTTTCTTCTTTTGTCAATGTATTGTTTTCTTTAGGTTGTTGGCTGCAAGCCGACGAAATTATCAGAGCTAATGCTCCAAGTAAAAGGATATGTTTCATAATTATATTGATTTAAGTTATAAGGTTTGAAAATCTTTTTTATCTATCTAGGCATATCAGGTAATGTCCAACCATCACGATAAGTATGCTTTATTAATTCCTGGGCAAAGGCATTGGCATTAACCGGATCTGTCCAGTCTTTATTAAATGTTGGATGTCCATCATGAATTTTAAAGCCATCGCGAATAACGGTGCGAATGGTCTCATCATCACCAATATTGGTAAATCGCATATTTTCGCCATCCCATTCCAGCTCTTTATTAAGCGTTTGCAAACGAACTGCCAAAACTCCCATAACAACCATTTCGTTGAAAGGACCTGCCTCGCTAAATGGAGATAAAGTCTCAACACGATTTTCTGGTGATTCTTTACAGGCTCGTACCCAATCCATCTCATGTGAGGTTTTAATACGAGGTTGTGTTCTAGGTACATCAGGTACTCTTCCTGACAATAACCAAGGATCTTTTCCATAACATCCGCATATCAAAGTATCTTTTGTTCCATGGAATATAACACCACCTCCGGCATCATTCATATCTCTTCCTGCTGGCCATCCTTCAGGTTTCAAAGGCTGTAAACCTCCATCATACCAGTGTACTTCTACTTCAGGCATGTTTACTTTTGGCAGACTCTTTCTTTCAGGGAAAGTCAATCGTACTCGTTGAGCTGTTGGAGCTGCATCAGTTAATAATAAAGTAGAGCTTCCTTGTGCTTTTGTTGGATAACCCAGGTTCAGACTTTTAAATACAGGGTGAAGAATATGACAAGCCATATCTCCTAATGCACCTGTTCCAAAATCCCACCATCCCCGGAAATTCCAAGGTGTATAAATCGGATTGTAAGGTCTCATCTTTGCCGGACCAATAAACAGATCCCAGTTAAACGTTTCAGGTACCGGCATTACTTCTTCTGGTCGGTTTAATCCCTGAGGCCAGATAGGACGATCGGTAAATGCTTCCACCTTGGTTATTTCACCTATTTCTCCATTATGTATCCACTCTGTTGTTAAAGCAACTCCTTCACCAGAAGCTCCCTGATTACCCATTTGAGTAGCTACTTTATATTTTGCGGCCAGTTTAGTCAGTAAACGTGACTCATAAACAGTGTGAGTCAGAGGCTTTTCAACATAAACATGTTTTCCAAGAGTAATGGCATGAGCTGCAATAATAGCATGAGCATGATCGGCTGTTGCTACAACAACAGCATCAATTTCATCGGCCATTTCATCAAACATTACCCGCCAGTCCCAGTAACGCTTAGCTTTAGGGAAGTGCTCGAAACAGCCATTGGCATATTTCCAGTCTACATCACACAAAGCAACAATATTTTCACTTTCCATTGCTTTCAGCACACCAAAACCACGACCGCCAATTCCAACCCCGGCGATATTCAGTTTATCATTGGGTGATAATTTACGACGTTTGGCAAATACAGCTGAAGGCATCATAGCTAATCCTGCTGCCATCAGGCTTGTATTAGTGATAAAGCTCCTACGGCTTAATTGTGATTTTTTTGAATGTTCCATAAAATTAGATGTTAGAAGATTTATTGGATTTATTTTTAGGTCTATATGACTTGTTCTTTTTCGGCATCCCAGAATACTTTTCTGTCTTCACGATAAGCAATGGTAGCCATATGAGCAGTTATGGCTTCTTCAAAGGCCTGATCAATATTACAGCTGGGTTGTTTATTCATTCTGATGCACTCCAGCCATTCTTTAATATGAAGATGTGCTGTATTAACCCTTTTACCTTTTACATGGGTATAAAGCAATCCACGGCTGGCAAAATATTTTTCTGTGGCCGAAGTATAAGCATCAACAGTATTTCTTCCAGGCTCATAGGTTATCATGGCTTCTTCCGGCCTTATTAAACCTGCATCCAGTTGCTTTCTGTATTGTGTAGAACCTCTGTCGGGAAAAATCTCCAGGCGGTTTTCCATACGCATGGTTGCATCATGGCCCATTATCACTTTGCCTCTGTAATTATCGTTGGCCAATGAGGCACTGTACATAAAAGTCAGATCACGATCAGGATATTCAAATACGGCATGGTAAACATCCGGCACCTCTCTTCCATCCTTAAAGAAATAGACTCCACCCGAAGCAACAGCCGAATGAGGTATACCCAAGCCAAGAACCTGGTTAATCGCATCGTACTCATGCGTTAACAAGTCACCTCCCAAACCTGTTCCATAATCCCACCAGCAACGCCAGCGGAAGAATCTTTCAAGACTAAATGGATGAGCATTGGTTGGTTCAATAAATTGTTTCCAATCAACTGTTTGTGGATTAGCATCGGGATGAATCGGATACACCCAGGCTCCATTGGGATCATTACGGTTGGTACAAACTTCAATCAGAGATATTTTACCTAAAATATTTTTATCAATCAACTGCTTGGCTTTTCGGAAAGAAGCTGTCTGACGCCCCTGATGACCTAACTGTAAAACTACGTTTGATTGTTTGATTACGTCACGTAAAGCATATGCTTCTTCTACCGTTCGTGTCAATCCTTTTTCAACATAAATATGTTTGCCGGCTTTGGCAGCATCCATAGCCATTTGAGCATGCCAGTGATCAGGTGTTGCAATGATTACAGCATCAACATCCGATGCATTTATTAAGTCACGATAGTTTTGGTAACGTTTAGCTTTAATATTCAAGTTATCTTTATCAATACCCTTTTTTGCATTCGCTGATGCCAGTAAAGCATAGTTTGCATGAACATCAAATATATCGCAAACAGCTGTTATTTCAATTTGCAAATCATCCTGACCCAGATAATCCTGAAAACGGGTATCATCAGAATTTCTTTCTGCACTCGAAGCCCAATCCTTCAATACATCAGGATGCGCAAATCCGGCAGCTTCCAATAACTGTCGGCCTCTTATACCTGAACCTATTATTCCAATCCGGATGATACGATCACTTCCTGAAGAAACAGGATCAGGATCGTCATATAAATTTAAACCTAAATCATCAGCTATGCGATATGTCTGTTCCTCGCGATATTGAAGTTTTTTTGAAAGACCATAGGCGAAAGCTCCTAAGACAGGAACAGTCGCCAATGTTTTAATAATATCCCGACGGTTGTATTTTTTTTGATTGTTATTATCCATTGATTGAATTCTTATGCTTAAACAATAACCTGTCAAAACCAATAAATTGACTGGTTGGAACGAAATATAAAACCATTAACACGACTGCGAATATGAGGTTTTTGTCTACCCACAACACATGGTCGCCGGTTAAGTGGAAATTCTGGGAAGCAACTGTTGGCGGGTATGACAAGTAGTACAACAGTACCAATATCGCCCCGGATAAGGATGCCACTTTAGACAAACAGCCAAGCATTAAGCCAAGTCCAATAGCTATTAGTCCCCAGGTGTTTAAAAAATCAACTGCTTTAAGTAATGCTGCATTCTCGGCAAGAGCCAGCCATACATTTTTAAGCAGTCCGTGCGAATTCATTAAATAAGCATAAGAACTCCAATTCGGATCAAGAAATTTTACGATGCCTTCGTACAAGAAGTACCAACCCATCAGCACCCGTAAAACAGCAAGAAAAGAGAGTTGTTTTGGATTAAAATTAGATTTAGTTGCCATAAAGACACATTCTTTTAAAGTTAGATGTCATTTAAAATTAAGTATTTATAACAAAACAAAAAATTACATTGTCAACGAATTTTAAGATTCGCTGATTAGTGTACTCTTTTGTCAGGTATTTTCAATTAATCTTTCTAATACACTTCCAATTCACTAATTGATGTGGCATATTCAATCCCCAGATGTGCATTGGCAGCATCTTTCTCTATTCCCCCTGCGTGCCCTATAATTTTGATTCCTTTTGTTTGAATCGTATCAAATTGGATAGTAAAATCCTGATAAGCTGGTTTCATCCATTGATTATTATCCGTATTTAATTCAGGATATATTTTTTTCTCATCAATCTCTTTCCATTTATCATCCTCAAGATATTCAATTCTAAAATCTGTAAACCAGCCATAAAATTCCCCGGGTTTACCATTATTATAAATTAATGATGAGATTGACTGAGGCTCATCCCATAAGTATCCATAGAAATCAGTCACCGGAAGATGATTGTTTTTTAAACTCATATAGCCAGTTCTGACATCTCTGTCTCTGATTACTTCTATATCTTTATTTGTAGAAGTTGTATTAAATAATATCTCAGTCGCTGTAAGAGCTTTGTTATTATCGAAAACATTAAGGTGAACCTTCCTTTCAATCTTATTGTCGAGATTTGAAGCTAACATCGTAAATGAATAATCACCTTTTTGCTCAGGAGTGCCAGAAAGGCAACCATCCTGATAAATGATACCAGCAGGTAAATTGCCAATTATTTCAATTTGTTTTTCTACTGAGCCTGCATAAACTGGATATTCCCAGTATTGACCAACCCGAAGGGATTGCAGAGGTATTGGATTAAATTCAAACGGAGCATGGAACTTGGCATCAGAGGCTATTTTATAATACTTCTTTCCATCCTTTTCGAATTTTTCTCCACCGTTAGAAACAATGATCTTTTCTGCCTGTAATACGGTTCGTTCTGCCAGTTCTGTTATTCTGGCATCCGAAAGGCCTTCACGGGTAATCATTCGATAAGAATCATTGAATGGGAGCTCCCATTTCATATCCTTTATCGGAAACATTAATTCCTCAGGAATACTTTTAAATCCATTTATAATACCCAGTAAACCACACATGGTTGCAGCCTGGTTATCAGCGTCCATACCAAAAGCACAGGCATAGTCAAGTGTCCTCTGAAAATCTCCCTGCCCGTAAAGTAATGCCATTACACCCAATGCCCCATTTAGTGTAGCATCAACCGCTGCCCACGAGTGACGGTTATAATCCTCAATTCTATAGTATTTCTCAATTACATTGGCTCTGGCTTTTTGCCATTCATCCGGGTATAGCTGATATTGTTCCTTTACAAACTCAATTGCCTTTGCAAATCGGCAGTTAACTGGCAAAGCGTGGATTCCAATCTCTATTAATTCATTGATGTCTTTTTCGAAAAAAGCTGAACTATACATGGCTGCATAATGTAAAGTGGGTTCCAATCCAAAATCGTCACTTGTGATACGGGCAGCATATTCCGATTTAGCTACAGCATAATCGATCATCCCCGGAGATGTGATTGCCCATATTTCATTTACCAATTGCGGATCAATCTGAAACCATTCACAGTTATACTGTTTATTACCTGTAACGGGTGGATAATGACCCGCATGCATTAACGTCATTGCCATTCGATTGGCAAACCAAATACGTTCTTTAACATGAGTTTTCCAGGCTTCTGCCAGGTCAAAGTAAGTAGGTACAATACCATTCTTCTCCATTAGACACAGATACATATATTCAATATCAGTATCATCATCAGAAAAGGCCCCATCATATTTTTTCAGATCAGCCAAAGTAAAGGAGTACCCATAAGGAAATTGATCTGGACCAGGCTCATCAATGTATTTAAATTCATATCCCAATCCGTATGTATTTCCAATAATCTGCCCTATCCATGATGCATAAACGGCATCTTTGTATTCATCAGCCGATATAATTTGGGATGGATCCTCCGCAACATTACATGCAACCAAAAACAAAATAAATAGATTGGACAAGGTGTTTTTCATAGATTCTTCAGAACTTTCGATAATATTAACTGATATATCACAGTTTCCCCAAAAATCAACCTCACTTTAAACTCATATTACAATAAAACCTTTTTATTTACTCACATTTATTTTTGGATGTACCTTATATGTAAATGAATTTTTACAATATGCTTTTGATTAGTTATTATTGTATTTTGAATCCAATACGGCTAAAAGCAGCATGAAAAAATCATTTCTAATACTCTTATATATACATCTTTCTTCATTGGCTTTTGCCAGCGTTACTACTGAGCTTGACTCCCTTTTTATTGTTTTAAATAAAACAATGAGCGAGCGCAGTAAATACCAGGCTATTAAAGAGAATAAGATTAATGGATTAAAAAGCTTATTGAATGAAAATGAACTAACTGCGGCCCGTGAATTTTATGTTAATAATCGTTTGTTGATCGAATATCTTCCCTTTAATTTTGATTCAGCGGTTCATTACATCGACAGAAACCTGGAACTGGCACGACTATATGACAACAGGGATTTTAAAAACGAAACCAATTTACACCTTGCTAATTTGCTGGCTTTCTCAGGACGATATCTGGAAGCACTTGATGTGGTTAAAAAGGTTGATTCTAAAAACATCAATAAAGAGCAAAAACAGGAATATTACAGCATTTTCACCAAAATATACTCTGAGTTATTTCTTTTTACGCCAGCCAAAGAAAACATTGAATTGTATCGAGCGGAATATCATGCCTATGCTGACACTTTATTAAAATTTCTTGATCCCTCGAGTGAAGAATATCTGGCCATCAAAGAAAAAGAATACCGTGATAATCGAAATATGATTGATTGTAAACGAATCAATACTCAAAGACTGGCCATGGCAGAATCGGGTACGCGAATCTATTCAATGATAACGTTTGAAAGAGCCATTTTATATAAGATGGAGAATGATCTGGAATCAGCTAAAAAATACCTGATTCTTTCAGCCATTTCGGATATTAAAGCAGCGGTTAAGGATAATGCCTCTCTGACCGATCTGGCAATGATACTATTCAACGAAGACAATATTGACGATGCCTACCGGTATATAATGTTTTCGTTCGAAGATGCTGCTTTTTATAATTCACGTCTACGATACGTGCAAATTTCCAATATTTTACCACTTATATCAGAAGCTTATCAACTAAAAACAGATCGTCAAAAAAGCGAACTCAGAAGATATTTAATAACCATTAGTTTATTAAGTATTATATTATTGATTGCCATCATTGCAATTTTCACACAGATAAAATCATTACGAAATGCAAAAGATGAACTGATTAAGGTAAATGATCGACTCAGGGAATTAAATGATGAATTACAAACCGCCAACACTGAGTTGTACACGCTAAATCACGACTTAGTTGAATCTGACATGGTTAAGGAACACTACATTGGCAGTTTTCTGGCTATTTGTTCCGATTATATTGATAAGCTTGACGACTTCAGAAAAATGGTAAATAAAAATATTGTTGGCCATAAAGTGGAAGAGCTTTACACTACAACCAAGTCCCGCAAATTGATTGAGAAGGAGGTGGATGATTTTTATAATAGCTTTGATAATATCTTCCTGCATCTCTTCCCCGATTTTGTAGATCAAATCAATAATCTATTACTGGAAGATGAAAAGATTGAGTTAAAGAAGGACGAACCGCTGCCAACCGAGATTCGCATATTTGCACTTATCCGACTGGGAATTAAAGACAGTTCTAAAATTGCACATCTGTTGCGATATTCTGTTAATACAATTTATAACTACCGCGTTAAAATCAAAAACAAAGCAGTTGTTCCTCGCGAAGAATTTGAAGATTATATTATGAAAATAGGATCGAAAATTATTTGATCCATTATATAAACTACGATTCTAATTATTCTTTGAATTAACTCTTATGCCCTTTAGATAGAGTTATTACTTTCGTGAATTATATATACATATTTAAATAATACAATACTCAAAGTCTGATAAAAAAATGTAATTTTAACTCAATTATTTGTGCATGAGGACTGTTCGCCTTTTACTAACCAATCAGTCATAAATGAAATTTCGAAGTCTTTTAAAAAATAAAAACAATATCCAGGATATTGAATTTAACAAAAGAATAACTAATATTGGTTTAATTTCTTTGACAATTTTAGTTGTACCTCTAATTATATATATACATATTATAAATCGCCAAAGTAATTTCTATCATCCACTCTCCACTATATCTAATATCATTTTAATTGTTATACTAATTTTACATACTCTCTTCTTTAAGAAAGTTCCATATAAAATAAAAAGATTTCTATTGGTCATCATCATGTTCTTTTTTGCATTAAAGGCAGTTTATATGGCCAATATTGAATTTATGTCAAGTATTTTCATAGTTCTTATCACCTACTACGTTCTAACATCACCCCCAAAAACATCCATTTTGATTATATCTTTTGTGGTGATATTATTTATAACTTTTCCATTATTATTTCATTATAAAATCATATCATTTTATTATAATACAAATAATTACCACAACGACATAGCGATTATTATTATGCGAATTGGCAACAACATGCTTGCTATTGGTTTTATGACAACTTTAATCTTTTATGTTTTTGCTAATAATAAAAAAAATATAGCCTTACTTGAATCAAATATTGATGAGATTGTTGAACTAAACGAAAAGTTAAAACAGGAAATAAGTGATCGAAAAACGGCAGAAACATTGGCTGTTCAGCAAGCACATAATTATCTCACTTTATTCAATAATAGTTTCGATGGTTTTATTCTTTCTTCGGAAGATCACAGAATTTTGGAAGTCAACCAGTCTATTCTTAAAATATCAGGTTTTGAAAGACATGAATTAGTTAATAACAACCTATTTAAAATACTTGATTATCAACACAATGATGTAATTGAAAAAATAAAGAATATTGCCCTTAAGGGTGATGAAACTGGCCCTGTTGTTTTAGAAACAAAAACTAAGAGTAACGATAAACTTATACTTCAGATTCAAGCTGTTGCTATTAAAAATCAGAATAATTATAATTTCTTATCCATTATTAAAGATGTTACTAAACAACATGTTTTCCTGGAAGAGTTAGGTAAAAGAGAACAGCTATACCGAACTCTATTCGAACAAACCAATGAATCCATTTTAATAATGAATGGAAAAACTGTTGTGGATTGTAATGCTGTTGCAAAAAAACTATATAACATTGAAAATATAGTAAACAACAACTCCGAACTTCCATACACAAGTATAGACAATGAATTTGACGAACCTAACAAATCAATTTTTTTACACGAGAAAGTAATTTTAACATTAGCTGGTCAGCCACAATCTTTTGAATGGAAACACACGTTTACAGATAAAAGGGATGCGATTTATACCATGGTGAACTTACAAAAATTGAAAGTACTCGGACCAAATTATTACATGGTTGTTGAAAAAGACATTACTGATCAGAAGAAAAATCAAAACTTAGTTCTTAATTCAATTATTCAAACAGAAGAGAATGAGAGAAAGCGAATATCCTCTGACCTTCATGATGGTATTGGTCCATTACTAACAACTATAAAACTATATACACAGGCGTTATCTGATTCTAAAGATATAGAGCAGCAAAATATGATAAAAAATAAGTTAATCATATTAATAGAAGATGCTGTTAATAGCATTTCAGAGATTTCATTTAACATCAGTCCACATATTCTGCTTAATTACGGTGTTGTAGCTGCGATTAATTCTTTCATCGAAAAATTTTCAATTCACGAAAAATTACAAATTGAATTTATACATGATACAATAGAAAGATTTGATGAACATATTGAGATAACCATCTACCGTTTGTTTTGTGAATTAATCAATAATACACTAAAGCATGCTAATGCTACTATTGTGACATTCAAGTTGATGGAGAATAATTCATCAATACAAATGCAATACCAGGATAATGGTATTGGATTTGATACGAATAAAATAAAATTAACAAGAAAAGGAATGGGTCTGGAAAATTTTCGTAGCAGAATTCAGTCCTTCAATGGATTATTTTTATTAAAAAGCAAACCTGGAAATGGATTTTTCGTTAATATTATATTACCAAAAGTTAGTTGATGATTAACATTGCGATTGTTGATGACCATGAAATGTTTATTGAAGGCTTGGTGTTAGTACTAAGTCAAGTTGATAATTTTAATGTTGTTGCCACTTTTTCATCTGGAGATGAGTTTCTTAAATCGATAGAATCCTTAACAATTGATGTTGTACTAATGGATATTAATATGTCGGGGAAAAGCGGTATTGAAACAACAAAGATCTGTAAAGTCAAAAAACCTGAGGTCAGAATTATAGCCGTCACAATGTTTGTCGAAGACTCTTATTATATGCAGATGATTAATGCCGGAGCTCACGGTTTTATTTTAAAGAAAGCAGGAAAATTTGAGTTGACTCAGGCAATTAATGAAGTGTATAAGGGGGGAAATTATTTTTCTCAAGAGATCCTTAAGAAGATGGCATTCAAAGCCATTTCAAAAAAAGAAGACGATCCGGATCAGTTATCTTCCCGTGAAGTTGAAGTCTTGCAGTTAATATGTAAAGGAATGTCAACCAAAGAAATCTCAGAAAGACTATTTCTAAGCACTAAAACTGTTGAAGTACATCGATCCAACATTCTAAAAAAAACAAACCAAAAAAACGTTGCTCAATTGGTAATTTGGGCTCTAAAACACAATTACTGCTCTTTATAAGAAATCTATCCAGATTTAATTCTTCTTTTCAATATGTTATAACACATTGTCATAATGCATCTTACATAACATCATGTTATATATCTAACTAATTTTCATCGCTTTTTCTTAATACAACTAAGGGTTTTCCCTTATAATAATTAGGTGGTTTTTACTGCCTTTTACCTACTTACCCTCAATTGTGGATCTGTTCTACTTTACAACTTTGTATCGTAAAATATGATCTATGTCAAATTCATTAAAGATTAGCATTGTCGACGATAATAAATTCTTCAGGGAAGGATTACGTTTTTTTATAGAATCAGAAACGGAATGGACGATTACTCAGGAAGAGGAATCTGGTCTCAGTCTTATTGATAAAGGATTTTTAATAATACCGGATATTGTTTTAATGGATATTAATATGCCAAAATTAAACGGTATTGAAACAACTTTTAACCTCTTAAATGGCTATTCCAGAACTGAAATTAAATTTATTGCCATCACTCTACATTCAGATAGATACCATATTGAAGCACTAATTAAAGCAGGTTTCAGAGGTTGCATATTAAAAAAGGATGTTTACTCCGAGCTCAAACAAGCAGTTGAAAAAGTACATACTAATGGCCTCTACTTCAAACACGCATCAGTCAGAAAATTACAAAACAAATTATAAACTAAAATAAACAAAAATGAAAAGAATTATTGTCTCCTCTTTTTTTGTGACATTGATAATATTAACTAATCAAATAGTTGCTCAAACATCATGGGAGCCTCAAATGAAAATTACCGGTTACATCTCAACTGAATTCAATTATTTTGATGATTTAAAAGGTTATGAAAATAATTACGGTGTAGCCTTGTCTGAAGCAGGATTTCTTACAAACTACAAACCGATAAAGGACTTAACGTTCAAATCTGTCTTTGTTTATCGTCCTGACTTTAGTTTTGATCAGATGTTAAATGAAGCTAATATTGAATATACCGCTTCTAATCAAATGAATTTAAAGGTGGGACGTTTTTTAACACCTCTAAGTCCTATGAATACATATTATTACGCTCCGGTAAATACAAGTGCTACTCTTCCTGTGTTGATATCTAACCATGAATTTTTCCCATTAAACATTGATGGTCTATCCATTAACGGATCTCTTGGAGAGCAATTTAAATTTAACTATGACCTTTTTGCGGGAGGATATCGCAATACAACCTGGATGAAAACAGGTGCCGTAGGATTTTTTGGTGACGAAGTGGCCTACTACAAAACACTTGTAAACAGTACTTATACTGTCGATCCAAGCTATAACAACACATATAATATTGCATTTGGAGGAAACGCCGGATTTTCAATTAATGATTGGGCCATAATTGGTGCAAGTATTTTCATCCCAAAGAAGGAGATAATGCCAATTTATATTCCGTCAATGAATGCTACTATTCATCGGGAATCTGAGAAAATTACTTATGGAATGAACTTCAGATTTAAATACAATAATACGCGAATTATTGGAGAGTTATGGAATGGTGATATGACAATTGATCAAGACAATATTGATTTACAAGGTTCATTCATTGAAGTGAGTCAAATGATTAATAAAGTTACACCATATGCAAGATTTGAAGCCCAAACAACCAATGATATTGATTTTAACCGATATACTATTGGTGCCTCATACAAGCCAATATTTGAAGCAACATTTAAGCTTGAGTATATTAACTATCAACACGATGCTCAAAACATTAATGGTTTAGTGTTCGCTTTTATTTATTCTTTTTAAAATTTTTATCATGAAAAAAATTATTCTATTATTCACTTTCATGTTAATTGTGTTTACCGGAGAAACACTCGCACAATCATATAAAGTAATTGTTAACAACACAAATAGCATATCAACAATTTCTAAAAAAGACATATCTCAAATCTTTTTAAAGAAAAAAACAAAATGGGAAAATGGTGTTGCCATAGTTCCAGTTGACCTTACAATTAATTCAACTACAAGAG contains:
- a CDS encoding response regulator transcription factor is translated as MSNSLKISIVDDNKFFREGLRFFIESETEWTITQEEESGLSLIDKGFLIIPDIVLMDINMPKLNGIETTFNLLNGYSRTEIKFIAITLHSDRYHIEALIKAGFRGCILKKDVYSELKQAVEKVHTNGLYFKHASVRKLQNKL
- a CDS encoding substrate-binding domain-containing protein; translated protein: MKKIILLFTFMLIVFTGETLAQSYKVIVNNTNSISTISKKDISQIFLKKKTKWENGVAIVPVDLTINSTTRELFTTEVHNKKISAIRSYWQQAIFSGAATAPIEKGADKEVIEYVKNNAGAIGYISGSSDASGVKVITISN
- a CDS encoding response regulator transcription factor, yielding MINIAIVDDHEMFIEGLVLVLSQVDNFNVVATFSSGDEFLKSIESLTIDVVLMDINMSGKSGIETTKICKVKKPEVRIIAVTMFVEDSYYMQMINAGAHGFILKKAGKFELTQAINEVYKGGNYFSQEILKKMAFKAISKKEDDPDQLSSREVEVLQLICKGMSTKEISERLFLSTKTVEVHRSNILKKTNQKNVAQLVIWALKHNYCSL